The Caulobacter sp. FWC2 region CATCAGTCCTGCGGTCGGGGCCAGGGCCGTGGCGACAAGGGCTAGGGCCAGCACCAGGAACTGCACCACGATCAGCCGTCGCCGCTCGACCAGATCGCCCAGCGGCACCAGCAGGAAGAGGCCCGCCGCGTAGCCCGCCTGGGTCGCGGTTGGGATCATCGCCGTGACGCCGCTGGGCAGGTCCTTCAGCATCAGGCCCAGCATCGGCTGGTTGTAGTAGAGGTTGGCGACCGCCAGGCCGGTGGCCGCCGCCATGGCCAGGGTCAGGCCGCGGGTCAGGACGCCGTCAGCGGGTTTGTCGTGGGTCATCGGAGCTCCGGGAGCGCAGCGCCAGGCGCGCTCGAACAAGACATTCGCGGGGCCTGATATAAGGGCGGGTGCGGCGGCTCACGACCTATATCAAGGGATGAGGCGCCGACCGCAGGTTGGCGCGATAGACTAGGGGGCCTATATCCGCCCGATACGTTTCGCCGGGTCCTGTCCGATCATGAGCGGGGCGACAGCCCCAGGGACAATCCGATGTCAGACACCGCGCCGTCGCCGCACCCCGGCATGGGCTTTGGCCAGTTCGTCGCCCTGATCGCGGCGATGATGGCGACCAACGCCCTGGCCATCGACTCGATGCTGCCGGCCCTGCCGCACATCGGCGAGGCGCTGGGTATCCAGGACCCCAACGCCCGCCAGTGGGTGATCACGTCCTATCTGCTCGGCTTCGGCGTTGCGCAACTGGCCTACGGCTCGCTCGCGGACCGCTATGGCCGCAAGCCGGTGCTGATGGTCGGGCTGACGCTCTACACGCTCTTCGCGGCCCTCTGCGCGTTCTCAACCTCCTTCGAGATGCTGCTGATCGCACGGTTCCTGACCGGCCTGGGCGCGGCCTCGACGCGGGTGCTCTCGGTGTCGATCGTCCGCGACTGCTACGCCGGCCGCCAGATGGCGCGGGTGATGTCCCTGGCCTTCATCGTCTTCCTGGCCACCCCGATCATCGCCCCGTCGCTGGGCCAGGCGATCATGCTGTTCGCCTCATGGCGCTGGATCTTCGGCGTCCTGTCGATCTTCGGCCTGATCGTCATGGCCTGGGCGGCGATCAAGCTGCCCGAGACCCAGCATCCGGAAGACCGCATCCCGATCTCGGTGGCCGGCGTCACCTCGGCCTTCAAGGTCGCCCTGACCGACCGCATCGCCATGGGCTACACGATCGCCGCCGCCCTGGTGCTGAGCGGCCTGTTCGGCTTCCTCAACTCGGCCCAGCAGGTGTTCGCCGAGGTGCTGGGCGCGGGCGACATCTTCCCGCTGATCTTCGCCGCCATCGCCGGGACCATGGCGGTCTCGTCGCTGTTGAATTCGCGGATCGTCGAGAAGCTGGGCATGCGCAAGGTCTCGCACTGGGCGCTGATCGGCTTCATCGTCTTCGCCGGCGCCCACGCCGTGATCGCCATCACCGGCCACGAAACTCTGTTGAGCTTCTCCCTGATGCAGGCCGCGATGATGTTCTGCTTCGGTCTGGTGATGTCGAACTTCGGGGCCATCGCCATGGAACCGCTGGGCCATGTCGCGGGGGCCGCCGCCTCGATCCAGGGCTTCATCACCACGATCGGTGGGGCGCTGTTCGGCTTTCTCATTGGGCAGATGTTCGACGGCACGACGGTGCCGTTGACCCTGGGCTTCATGGGTTTCGGTCTGGCGGGTCTGGTGACCGTGCTGGCCACCGAAAGGGGCAAGCTGTTCCAGACCGGCGCACCGGCCCCCGCCCAGGCCGCCGTTCACTAGCTCAGGCGGCTTGCTTCGGCCAATTCCGGGGGCTTGGCGCGGTCCAGCGCCGCGTAGAGCGCCCTGATGTCCAGGGGCTTGGCCAGCCAGTCCGTCATGCCGGCGTCGTGGCAGGCCTGGACCTCGTCGTCGGCCACGCCGGCGCTGAAGCCGATCACTGGCGTGTCGTGGTTCAGGCCGCGGCCGGCTCGCAGGCGACGCGTGGCCTCGCGACCGTCCATCCCCGGCATGTTAACGTCCATCAGCACGACGTCGAAGGCCTGGGCCTCCAGATGCCTCAGCGCCTCCAGCCCGTCCGAGGCGGTGGTCAGGTCGACGCCAAAGGGCTCGAGCACCAGGGCCAGGGTCCGGCGATTGACCTCGTGGTCGTCGACGGCGAGGATTCGCAAGGTCCCGATGTCCGGCGCCGCGCGCTCGGGCTGAGCGGCGGGACGAGGGGTGTCCTGTTCCTGGCCGGCGGGCAGGACCAGAACGAGGCGAAAGATCGCGCCGCGTTCAGGACCGGCGCGAGCATCCAGCTCGCCGCCCATCAGCCGCGCCAGCTGGCGACTGACGGCCAAACCCAGGCCCGTGCCGCCATAGGTCCGCGCGGTCTCCTGCGAGGCCTGAGCGTAGGGGGTGAACAGCCGACTCATGGCGTCGTCGGCTATGCCGGGGCCATTGTCCTGGACCTCGATCGTCATCCGCACCCGGCCGTCCTCGGACGGTTCGGCGCAAAGTCGCAATTCGATGACGCCGTTCTCGGTGAACTTCACGGCGTTGGACAGCAGATTGTTGAGGATCTGCCGCAGACGGAAAGGGTCGCCGCGCACCCAGGCCGACGGCTGCTCGCCGGGCGGCTCGCGCAGGACAAGGCCTTTGGCGCGGGCGTTGGCGCTCCAGAAGCGGGTCGCGTCGCGGATCGCGCCCAGGGCGTCGAAGTCGCGATCCTCCAGGCTCATGGCCCGGGCCTCGATCTTGGCCTGGTCCAGCATGTCGGTCAGCAGCCCGGTCATCAGATGGCCGGCATCGACGATCAGCTCGGCCGTGGCGTGAGTCTGCGCCGGGTTGGTTCCCGCGCGGATCATGTGCGCTCCGGCCAGGATCGCCGACAGCGGCGTGCGCAGCTCGTGGCTGACGATGGCGGCCATGGCGGCGCGCTCCGACAGGGCCTCCTCCGTCTGAACCCGGCGGCGGTCGGCCTCTTCGCGGGCGGCGACCACGGCGCGGCGGTCGTTGTGCATGCGGCCCCAGATCGTGTGGACGGCCAGCATGAAAAAGCCGACGCAGACCGCCAGGATGGTCACCTGTTCGTGGGCGGACCCCCAGGCCAGGGCTGGCATGGCCGCCATGCTGAGCGCATACGGCGTCGCCCCCAGATAGAACAGCGGCCGGCTGTCGACGCCCGAGGCGACATTGTTCAGCGCCCCGCCGACCAGGACCATCAGGGCCAGCGCCATCAGCGGCGGCTGTCCGCTCTGCCAGAAGATCAGCACCGCGCCAGCGTGGACCGTGGCCATCGCCACCATGGCCACCAGCATCAGCAGGATCCGCGCTTCCACATGGCGTTCGGGAAAGCGGCCCTTGGCGAATGGACGCACGGCGACGAACTCCAGCGCCTGAACCGAAAGGCTGGCGACCAGCCACAGCGGGATCAGGTCGTCGCGGCCAATCAAGCTCAGCGCCCAGCTCAGCAGCCCGGTCAGGCCGATGCGGGAATAGACCTGGCGATAGCGCTCGGTGGCGTTGACCCGCAGATGGGGCAGCAGGGACGCGAGAAAGGGGGACATCGGCGTACTCCTTGCAAACTTGCGTAGGGGTACATGGCAAACGAGAGGTGAACGCCGATCACGGTTCCAGCATGGCTTCCAGTGTTTTGAGTTCATCGGCCTCTCGCGAAGGCTTGTCCCATCGGATGCGGTTGATGCGCGGGAAGCGCATGGCGACGCCCGACTTGTGCCGGGTCGAGCGTTGCAGGCCCTCGAAGGCGACCTCGAACACCAGGCCGTGCTCCAGGTCGGCCCGCACCGAACGCACCGGCCCGAAACGCTCGATGGTGTGGTCGCGGACGAACTTGTCGATCAGCTTCAGCTCCTCGTCGGTGAAGCCGAAATAGGCCTTGCCGACCGGGGTCAGGGCGCGGCGGCCCTCTTCGTCCTCGCGCCAGACGCCGAAGGTGTAGTCGGAATAGAAGCTGGAGCGCTTGCCGTGGCCGCGCTGGGCGTACATCAGCACCGCGTCGATCAGGTGCGGGTCGCGCTTCCACTTGAACCAGGGCCCCTTGGGCCGGCCCGGCTCGTAGACGCTGTCGCGGCGCTTCAGCATCAGGCCTTCAGAGAGGCGTGCGTCGCCCTCGGGCGGATCCAGGCGCAGGGCGGCCAACTGTTCCCAGGTCTCGAAGGGCTGGAGAGGCGACAGGTCGATGCGGGGCGTCGTCAGCCGCGCCACGAACGCCTCCAGTCGCGCCCTGCGCTCGACGAAGGGCAGGGACCGCACATCCTCCTCGCCGTCCATCATCAGGTCATAGGCGCGGATGCCGGCCGGGAAGCTGGCCAGCTGCTTGCTGTCCACCGTCTTCCGGTTCAGCCGCTGCTGCAGCTCGCCGAACGGCGCCAGGGCGCCGTCGCGCAGAACCAGAAGCTCGCCGTCGATCGCGCCTTCGAAGTCCAGCGCCTCCACCACATCGGGAAAGCTGGCCGAGATGTCGTCGCCGGTGCGGGTATAAAGCCGCCGTTCGCCGCGCTCGCTGACCGCCTGGACACGGATGCCGTCCCACTTCCATTCAGCCACGTAGGCGGCGGGGTCCAGCTTGGCGAAGTCGACGGCCTCGTCGATCGGCTGGGCCAGCATCACCGGCCGGAAACGTCCCGGCGCGTCGGGCGACGGGCGCTCGGAGCGGCCTTCCAGCCAGGCGAAGAGGTCGCCATAGGGCGGGCTCATCGCGTGCCAGACCTCCTCGATCTCGCCGATCTCGACGCCGCCGAAATTGGCGCAGGCCTGCTTGGCCAGGCGCGAGGACACCCCGACCCGCAGGCCGCCGGTCATCAGCTTCAGCAGCGCCCAGCGGCCGTCTGGATCCAGGGCGTCCAGCCAGCCCTCGATCAGGCGCTGGACCTCCGGGCGGGAGGCCGAGTGCAGGGCTTCAATGACCTCGGACAGTTCCGGCGGCCGGTTGGCGCCCGGGCGCGTCGGCCAGACCAGGGCGACGGTCTCGGCCAGGTCCCCGACATAGTCGTAGGACCAGGCGAACAGCTGGGCGTCCATCCGCGCCTCGACCGCCTTGCGGATGAACGCCGGCTTGGCGGCGTTGAACGACAGCGCTCCGGTCAGCGCCGCCAGGGCATAGCCGCGATCGGGGTCCGGCGTCTGGCGCAGATGGTCGGCGATCAGGGTCAGCTTGGCGTTGC contains the following coding sequences:
- a CDS encoding multidrug effflux MFS transporter; the encoded protein is MSDTAPSPHPGMGFGQFVALIAAMMATNALAIDSMLPALPHIGEALGIQDPNARQWVITSYLLGFGVAQLAYGSLADRYGRKPVLMVGLTLYTLFAALCAFSTSFEMLLIARFLTGLGAASTRVLSVSIVRDCYAGRQMARVMSLAFIVFLATPIIAPSLGQAIMLFASWRWIFGVLSIFGLIVMAWAAIKLPETQHPEDRIPISVAGVTSAFKVALTDRIAMGYTIAAALVLSGLFGFLNSAQQVFAEVLGAGDIFPLIFAAIAGTMAVSSLLNSRIVEKLGMRKVSHWALIGFIVFAGAHAVIAITGHETLLSFSLMQAAMMFCFGLVMSNFGAIAMEPLGHVAGAAASIQGFITTIGGALFGFLIGQMFDGTTVPLTLGFMGFGLAGLVTVLATERGKLFQTGAPAPAQAAVH
- a CDS encoding ATP-binding protein, which codes for MSPFLASLLPHLRVNATERYRQVYSRIGLTGLLSWALSLIGRDDLIPLWLVASLSVQALEFVAVRPFAKGRFPERHVEARILLMLVAMVAMATVHAGAVLIFWQSGQPPLMALALMVLVGGALNNVASGVDSRPLFYLGATPYALSMAAMPALAWGSAHEQVTILAVCVGFFMLAVHTIWGRMHNDRRAVVAAREEADRRRVQTEEALSERAAMAAIVSHELRTPLSAILAGAHMIRAGTNPAQTHATAELIVDAGHLMTGLLTDMLDQAKIEARAMSLEDRDFDALGAIRDATRFWSANARAKGLVLREPPGEQPSAWVRGDPFRLRQILNNLLSNAVKFTENGVIELRLCAEPSEDGRVRMTIEVQDNGPGIADDAMSRLFTPYAQASQETARTYGGTGLGLAVSRQLARLMGGELDARAGPERGAIFRLVLVLPAGQEQDTPRPAAQPERAAPDIGTLRILAVDDHEVNRRTLALVLEPFGVDLTTASDGLEALRHLEAQAFDVVLMDVNMPGMDGREATRRLRAGRGLNHDTPVIGFSAGVADDEVQACHDAGMTDWLAKPLDIRALYAALDRAKPPELAEASRLS
- a CDS encoding cisplatin damage response ATP-dependent DNA ligase encodes the protein MSMRAFAHLLDRLSLTSSRNAKLTLIADHLRQTPDPDRGYALAALTGALSFNAAKPAFIRKAVEARMDAQLFAWSYDYVGDLAETVALVWPTRPGANRPPELSEVIEALHSASRPEVQRLIEGWLDALDPDGRWALLKLMTGGLRVGVSSRLAKQACANFGGVEIGEIEEVWHAMSPPYGDLFAWLEGRSERPSPDAPGRFRPVMLAQPIDEAVDFAKLDPAAYVAEWKWDGIRVQAVSERGERRLYTRTGDDISASFPDVVEALDFEGAIDGELLVLRDGALAPFGELQQRLNRKTVDSKQLASFPAGIRAYDLMMDGEEDVRSLPFVERRARLEAFVARLTTPRIDLSPLQPFETWEQLAALRLDPPEGDARLSEGLMLKRRDSVYEPGRPKGPWFKWKRDPHLIDAVLMYAQRGHGKRSSFYSDYTFGVWREDEEGRRALTPVGKAYFGFTDEELKLIDKFVRDHTIERFGPVRSVRADLEHGLVFEVAFEGLQRSTRHKSGVAMRFPRINRIRWDKPSREADELKTLEAMLEP